One window of the Alphaproteobacteria bacterium genome contains the following:
- a CDS encoding alpha/beta fold hydrolase yields the protein MAPQQKDNYEKTNNATAPESSEGEAGFNGYFDAYKDFFDRMSYSLSQNGGLYSHEILSKTMAEVQKKSFDHFFHDESNSKQWDAEQKEYLLRLEELQQSILSRLLGAEEKVGPVIVPEKGDRRFRDAGWEENPFLDYVKQAYLLHSSYTKKALDIPSIDEKTKKKFNFYLGAVINAMAPSNFAHLNPEVIRETIESQGENLIKGYKNYLKDQKGMGVNFPSTVDQDAFEVGKNLAITPGSIVFENEIFQLIQYYPQTKHTKETPILIFPPWINKYYIFDLRPENSFVRWNLLAGRTVFIVSWVNPDASYFATSFTDYLLKGMDKAIQEVQKITTSKTVNLVGFCVSGVATAALLSYYAKTNNKSVESATLLATPIDFSHMKELSVFICEDQLQLLEKQLEASGVLAGDYLVKMFSSIRANDLIWPNYINSYLLGKNASSLDFFYWNADTAHLPAKMHLEYLREFFMGNALMYKNKHKINGVEIDFSAIETPVFFLGAKSDHIVPWVSPLTGYNLLPNSTFVLAAAGHVAGVINPPNSGKYCHWVNPTCKTNNPEIWMETAAEYPGSWWMAWEEWLTPYLGGQKDAICVDPKKSIEAAPGRYATEKSPAIFHHKMGL from the coding sequence ATTTCTTTGACAGGATGAGTTATTCGTTAAGCCAGAATGGTGGGCTTTATTCACATGAAATACTGTCAAAAACCATGGCAGAGGTTCAAAAAAAGTCATTTGACCATTTTTTTCACGATGAATCGAATTCCAAACAATGGGACGCAGAACAAAAAGAGTATCTTTTAAGGCTGGAGGAATTGCAGCAATCAATTCTGTCGCGGCTTTTGGGGGCAGAGGAAAAGGTGGGTCCTGTTATTGTTCCAGAAAAGGGGGACAGGCGGTTCCGGGACGCCGGATGGGAAGAAAACCCATTCCTTGATTACGTCAAGCAGGCTTACTTGCTTCATTCAAGCTATACCAAAAAGGCCCTTGATATTCCGTCTATCGATGAAAAAACAAAGAAAAAATTTAATTTTTATCTGGGTGCTGTCATTAATGCTATGGCGCCCAGCAATTTTGCCCACTTAAACCCAGAGGTTATTCGCGAAACAATTGAAAGCCAGGGCGAAAACCTTATCAAGGGATATAAAAATTATCTCAAAGATCAAAAGGGGATGGGGGTTAATTTTCCATCTACCGTGGATCAGGATGCGTTTGAGGTTGGAAAAAATCTGGCCATCACCCCTGGTTCCATTGTTTTTGAAAATGAAATTTTTCAGCTGATTCAGTATTATCCCCAAACGAAACACACAAAGGAAACGCCGATTTTGATTTTTCCGCCCTGGATCAATAAATATTATATTTTTGATCTAAGGCCCGAAAATTCCTTTGTTCGGTGGAACCTTTTGGCCGGAAGAACAGTTTTCATTGTTTCGTGGGTTAACCCCGATGCGTCTTATTTCGCGACTTCTTTTACGGATTATTTGCTTAAAGGGATGGATAAAGCTATCCAAGAAGTTCAAAAAATCACAACAAGCAAGACGGTCAACTTGGTTGGTTTCTGTGTAAGTGGCGTTGCAACCGCAGCATTGTTATCCTATTACGCAAAAACAAATAATAAAAGCGTCGAAAGCGCCACCCTTCTTGCGACGCCGATTGATTTTAGTCATATGAAGGAACTATCCGTTTTTATCTGCGAAGATCAGCTGCAGCTTTTGGAAAAACAGCTGGAGGCAAGCGGTGTCCTGGCCGGTGATTACCTTGTTAAGATGTTCAGTTCGATCCGGGCGAATGATTTGATATGGCCAAATTATATCAACAGCTACCTCCTTGGGAAAAATGCGTCTTCTCTCGATTTTTTCTATTGGAATGCTGACACGGCCCATTTGCCAGCTAAAATGCATCTGGAATACTTAAGGGAATTCTTTATGGGTAATGCCCTGATGTACAAAAATAAACACAAGATTAATGGTGTTGAGATTGATTTCTCGGCCATAGAAACGCCTGTGTTTTTTTTGGGGGCGAAAAGCGATCATATTGTTCCCTGGGTTTCGCCATTAACAGGCTATAATCTGTTGCCCAATAGTACGTTCGTCTTGGCAGCTGCGGGGCATGTTGCCGGGGTTATTAATCCCCCAAATTCCGGAAAATATTGCCATTGGGTTAACCCAACATGCAAAACGAACAATCCAGAAATTTGGATGGAAACGGCCGCCGAATATCCGGGGTCGTGGTGGATGGCGTGGGAAGAATGGCTTACGCCGTATTTGGGGGGGCAAAAGGATGCTATTTGTGTTGATCCGAAAAAAAGCATCGAAGCAGCCCCGGGCAGATACGCAACAGAAAAATC